From Frateuria aurantia DSM 6220, one genomic window encodes:
- a CDS encoding chloride channel protein yields the protein MMSDEPAPPLQTGRASWRLWLAVLAAGVTGGLAGISLVGLLRFVQHLAYGYGGGHLISPVSFLQGVTAASPLRRWLVMVCCGVVAGAGWWALRRFGRPLVGISRTLTEGGAELPAGSTLIHALLQVVTVALGSPLGREVAPREVAAVATQAVADRLGLAADERRIVVACAAGAGLAAVYNVPLGGALFVLESLLLSFSWRGALCALASSAIAAALAEMVLGHGWQYHIPAWSSTHGLLWWSLLVGPVLGLAAAEFNRLIDWARHRAPTDGRVLPWSLGVFGVIGLCGMVYPQVLGNGRGPVAESFGACIGLQLAVTLLLLKLFAVGAALRAGAGGGLLTPSLAIGALAGLVLGLLWNAVSPVPTAAGAFALVGGCAFLAASRKMPVTALVLSLEFTHVGYDFLVPMMVAVVGACLVRHLYARAGARAAAG from the coding sequence ATGATGTCCGATGAACCTGCGCCTCCGTTGCAGACGGGGCGGGCCTCATGGCGTCTGTGGCTGGCGGTTCTGGCAGCGGGCGTGACCGGGGGGCTGGCCGGCATCAGCCTGGTGGGATTGCTGCGGTTCGTCCAGCATCTTGCCTACGGCTATGGTGGCGGTCATTTGATCAGCCCGGTGAGTTTTCTGCAGGGCGTGACGGCAGCCTCGCCGCTTCGTCGGTGGCTGGTCATGGTGTGCTGCGGCGTGGTGGCCGGCGCCGGCTGGTGGGCGCTACGTCGATTTGGCCGCCCGTTGGTCGGCATCAGTCGCACGCTGACGGAGGGTGGTGCCGAGCTGCCGGCCGGCAGCACGCTGATCCATGCGCTGTTGCAGGTCGTCACCGTGGCACTGGGCTCGCCGCTGGGGCGTGAGGTGGCGCCGCGCGAAGTCGCTGCCGTCGCCACCCAGGCGGTGGCCGACCGCCTGGGTCTGGCTGCCGATGAACGGCGGATCGTCGTGGCTTGCGCGGCCGGCGCCGGTCTGGCGGCGGTCTACAACGTCCCTTTGGGCGGAGCGTTGTTTGTTCTGGAATCCTTGTTGCTGAGCTTCAGCTGGCGGGGGGCGCTATGTGCCCTGGCATCCTCGGCGATCGCGGCGGCCCTGGCGGAAATGGTGTTGGGTCATGGCTGGCAATATCACATCCCGGCCTGGTCAAGCACCCATGGCCTGTTGTGGTGGAGCCTGCTCGTCGGCCCCGTGCTGGGACTCGCTGCGGCGGAATTCAACCGGCTGATCGACTGGGCCAGGCACCGGGCCCCGACGGACGGGAGGGTTCTGCCTTGGTCGCTCGGCGTATTCGGAGTGATCGGCCTCTGCGGTATGGTTTATCCGCAGGTGCTGGGCAATGGCAGGGGGCCGGTAGCGGAGAGTTTCGGTGCCTGCATCGGCCTGCAGCTGGCTGTGACTTTGCTGCTGCTGAAGCTGTTCGCTGTGGGCGCGGCACTGCGTGCGGGGGCAGGAGGCGGTCTGCTGACACCATCGCTGGCCATCGGCGCTCTGGCCGGACTGGTGCTTGGCCTGTTGTGGAACGCCGTGTCGCCGGTACCGACGGCAGCCGGAGCCTTTGCCCTGGTCGGTGGGTGCGCCTTTCTGGCCGCGTCCCGGAAAATGCCGGTGACGGCACTGGTGCTGTCGCTGGAGTTCACCCACGTCGGTTATGACTTTCTGGTGCCGATGATGGTGGCTGTGGTCGGAGCCTGTCTGGTCAGGCACCTGTACGCACGAGCCGGTGCCAGGGCGGCAGCTGGCTGA
- a CDS encoding organic hydroperoxide resistance protein, producing the protein MSIEKVLYRAEATATGGREGSARSSDGVLDVKLTTPKALGGNGATGTNPEQLFAAGYSACFIGAMKFVAAQQKLVLPPDTSIHGVVGIGQIEGGFGIEVELKISLPGLERSVAEALVEKAHAVCPYSNATRGNIDVTLTVI; encoded by the coding sequence ATGAGTATCGAAAAAGTTCTGTATCGCGCCGAAGCCACGGCTACTGGCGGTCGCGAGGGTTCGGCCCGTAGTTCGGATGGTGTGCTGGATGTCAAACTGACCACTCCCAAAGCGTTGGGTGGCAATGGCGCCACAGGCACCAATCCCGAGCAGCTGTTTGCCGCAGGCTACTCCGCCTGCTTTATCGGCGCCATGAAGTTCGTCGCCGCGCAGCAGAAGCTGGTCTTGCCGCCGGATACCTCGATCCACGGTGTGGTCGGCATCGGCCAGATCGAAGGTGGTTTCGGGATCGAGGTCGAATTGAAGATCAGCCTGCCCGGGCTGGAGCGTTCAGTGGCTGAAGCCCTGGTCGAGAAAGCCCATGCGGTGTGCCCTTACTCCAATGCCACCCGCGGCAATATCGATGTGACCTTGACGGTGATCTGA
- a CDS encoding MarR family winged helix-turn-helix transcriptional regulator, which produces MKSSPSLPRPAIPRLENQLCFSLYAAGLAMNKVYRRLLKPMGVTYLQYLVLMVLWERDGLTVSAIGDRLSLDSATLTPLLKRMEAAGLLRRQRSQADERQVEIWLTAAGQHLQDSARAVQPAIAQACGCPVEELIGIKRSLDDLRGRLVAVEASLE; this is translated from the coding sequence ATGAAATCATCTCCCTCGTTGCCTCGGCCGGCGATTCCCCGTCTGGAAAACCAGTTGTGTTTTTCCTTGTACGCGGCCGGCTTGGCGATGAACAAGGTCTATCGGCGTCTGCTCAAGCCGATGGGTGTGACCTATCTGCAGTATCTGGTGTTGATGGTGCTGTGGGAGCGTGACGGGCTGACCGTTTCGGCCATTGGTGACCGGCTGTCGCTGGACTCGGCGACATTGACGCCCTTGCTGAAACGGATGGAGGCGGCGGGCTTGCTGCGCCGCCAGCGCAGTCAGGCCGACGAGCGTCAGGTGGAAATCTGGCTGACGGCGGCCGGGCAGCATCTGCAAGACTCGGCCAGGGCTGTCCAGCCGGCGATTGCACAGGCATGCGGTTGCCCGGTGGAAGAGCTGATCGGTATCAAGCGGTCCCTGGATGATTTGAGAGGGCGGCTGGTTGCGGTGGAAGCCAGTCTGGAATGA
- the fabG gene encoding 3-oxoacyl-ACP reductase FabG: MQNNRSVLVTGASRGIGRVIALRAASAGHDVVVHCRSRMDEARQVAIEIEAMGRQARVLGFDLADRAGTRAALESDIEAHGVYYGVVCNAGMARDAAFPALSGEHWDQVLHTNLDGFYNVLQPLIMPMVRRRKPGRIVTLSSVSGLVGNRGQVNYSAAKAGIIGASKALALELASRGITVNCVAPGLIETEMLSDEVIEHGLKHVPAGRLGKPEEVADLVVFLLSDSAAYITRQVISVNGGMV; encoded by the coding sequence ATGCAGAACAATCGGAGTGTGCTGGTGACTGGCGCCAGTCGTGGTATCGGCCGGGTGATCGCCTTGCGGGCGGCAAGCGCGGGTCATGATGTGGTGGTGCATTGCCGGAGCCGGATGGATGAAGCCCGACAGGTGGCCATCGAAATCGAGGCGATGGGGCGCCAGGCCAGGGTATTGGGTTTTGACCTGGCCGACCGCGCCGGCACCCGGGCCGCGCTTGAGTCCGATATCGAGGCGCACGGCGTGTATTACGGAGTGGTCTGCAATGCCGGCATGGCCCGTGACGCTGCTTTTCCGGCGTTGTCAGGGGAGCATTGGGATCAGGTCCTGCATACCAATCTGGATGGCTTCTACAATGTGCTGCAGCCTCTGATCATGCCGATGGTCCGCCGACGCAAGCCCGGACGCATTGTCACCTTGTCATCGGTATCAGGATTGGTGGGCAATCGCGGTCAGGTCAATTACAGTGCGGCCAAGGCCGGCATCATCGGTGCCAGCAAGGCACTGGCGCTGGAGCTGGCCAGCCGTGGCATTACGGTCAACTGCGTGGCTCCGGGTCTGATCGAGACCGAAATGCTGAGCGATGAAGTGATCGAACATGGTCTCAAGCATGTGCCTGCAGGCCGGCTGGGCAAGCCTGAAGAGGTAGCTGATCTGGTGGTCTTCCTGCTGTCCGATTCCGCGGCCTATATCACTCGCCAGGTGATCTCGGTCAATGGCGGCATGGTCTGA
- a CDS encoding M61 family metallopeptidase, with translation MASVSAHAAVTIPADVPAPQNVPYPGTLTLQVDATDLAHRVFGVHETIPVQAGKLTLLYPAWIPGDHSPTGPIDKVAGLKISAGGKPLAWVRDQYDVYAFHVDVPAGVSSIDVDFQMLSAQNSGQGRILMTPEMESIQWANVSLSPAGHYARQITVQPSVKLPVGWQFGTALTTASQVGNVVSFQPINYDDLVDSPILAGKYFKRLDLDPKGRSPVHLDIAADDATSLEVTPKELEVHRNLVRQMDKLYGARHYNHYDFLLSLTKKLGMIGLEHHRSSEDGASPGYFTKWDDNWYGRDLLAHEYNHSWDGKYRRGFDLNTPNFDVPMGDSLLWVYEGQTQYWGYMMSARSGLMTPEQDRDVWALAAATYDRNRPALGWRSIADTTNDPTIAQRAPLPYRNYQMSEDYYVGGALIWLSVDTKLRELSHEKKSLNDFAHAFFGVNDGAWDVDPYHFEDVVSTLNSIVPYDWASFLRSRLDAHKAPLDGLERAGWKLSYDATPSPAIAASEAHRHYIDAIYSLGLAARADGSLYDVVWNGPAFKAGLGAGMVITAVNGKTFSPDVLKAAITAAKTGTAPIELMVKNFDEFQTIKIDYHGGLQYPHLVRIPNTKDRLSAIMAPMK, from the coding sequence ATGGCTTCGGTTTCAGCCCATGCCGCCGTCACCATTCCGGCTGATGTGCCCGCACCGCAGAATGTGCCGTATCCGGGAACCTTGACGCTGCAGGTGGATGCCACCGATCTGGCGCACCGGGTTTTCGGCGTTCATGAGACGATTCCGGTCCAGGCGGGCAAGCTGACCCTGCTGTATCCGGCCTGGATCCCCGGCGACCATTCGCCGACGGGGCCGATCGACAAGGTGGCCGGTCTGAAGATCAGCGCGGGTGGCAAGCCGCTGGCCTGGGTCCGCGACCAGTATGATGTCTATGCCTTCCATGTCGATGTGCCGGCAGGAGTCAGCTCCATCGATGTTGATTTCCAGATGCTTTCGGCCCAGAACAGCGGGCAGGGCCGCATCCTGATGACGCCCGAGATGGAAAGCATCCAGTGGGCCAATGTCAGCCTGTCGCCGGCCGGGCATTATGCCCGCCAGATCACTGTGCAGCCCAGCGTCAAGCTGCCCGTCGGCTGGCAGTTCGGCACCGCGCTGACCACGGCCTCGCAGGTCGGCAACGTCGTCAGCTTCCAGCCCATCAACTACGATGATCTGGTGGACTCGCCGATCCTGGCCGGCAAGTATTTCAAGCGGCTGGATCTGGATCCCAAGGGCCGTTCGCCAGTGCATCTGGATATCGCCGCCGATGATGCCACCTCGCTGGAGGTGACTCCCAAGGAGCTGGAAGTGCACCGCAATCTGGTGCGCCAGATGGACAAGCTCTATGGCGCCCGTCATTACAATCACTATGATTTCCTGCTGTCGCTGACCAAGAAGCTGGGCATGATCGGCCTGGAGCATCATCGCTCCAGCGAAGATGGCGCCTCGCCGGGCTACTTCACCAAGTGGGATGACAATTGGTATGGCCGTGATCTGCTGGCCCATGAATACAATCATTCCTGGGACGGCAAGTATCGTCGCGGCTTCGATCTGAACACCCCGAACTTCGATGTGCCGATGGGCGACAGCCTGCTGTGGGTCTACGAAGGCCAGACCCAGTACTGGGGCTACATGATGTCGGCCCGTTCCGGTCTGATGACGCCGGAGCAGGATCGTGACGTCTGGGCGCTGGCCGCGGCGACCTATGATCGCAATCGCCCGGCTCTGGGTTGGCGCTCGATTGCCGATACCACCAATGACCCGACCATCGCCCAGCGTGCGCCGCTGCCGTACCGCAACTACCAGATGAGCGAAGACTATTATGTCGGTGGTGCCCTGATCTGGCTGTCGGTCGACACCAAGCTGCGCGAGCTGAGTCATGAGAAGAAGTCGCTGAACGACTTCGCCCATGCTTTCTTCGGTGTCAATGATGGGGCTTGGGACGTCGATCCCTATCACTTCGAAGATGTGGTCAGCACGCTGAACAGCATCGTGCCCTACGACTGGGCCAGTTTCCTGCGCAGTCGCCTGGATGCCCACAAGGCTCCGCTGGATGGTCTGGAGCGTGCCGGCTGGAAGCTTTCCTACGATGCGACCCCGTCGCCGGCCATCGCGGCCTCCGAAGCCCATCGCCATTATATCGATGCCATCTACTCGCTGGGTCTGGCGGCTCGTGCCGACGGCAGCCTGTATGACGTGGTATGGAACGGCCCGGCCTTCAAGGCAGGTCTGGGTGCAGGCATGGTCATTACCGCCGTCAATGGCAAGACCTTCTCTCCTGACGTGCTGAAGGCGGCCATCACGGCGGCCAAGACCGGTACGGCGCCGATCGAGCTGATGGTCAAGAACTTCGATGAATTCCAGACCATCAAGATCGACTACCATGGCGGTCTGCAGTATCCGCACCTGGTGCGCATTCCCAATACCAAGGATCGTCTGAGCGCCATCATGGCGCCGATGAAGTGA
- a CDS encoding siderophore-interacting protein, whose product MKDGSVIATERFPPPGYLTLKVVAIDRSLAGQARLTLQGVELAEFGPCRPGAWLRVFIPGPQGDVGRVYSIREFDRDHHRLQIQVMRRRHGGVRSDWLLEHLQVGEHLHVIGPRGGAEPRQDVDWHVMLGDETAVAAIASRLQRLGPEMPVEVRLDVPLPATAYREDPRIQWLSRAIHANAEPSRLWQAVAELPPRSGRGELWIAGETGLARALESWCREHWAHCELDVRAIGYWQSPSMVSD is encoded by the coding sequence ATGAAGGATGGAAGTGTCATCGCGACGGAACGTTTTCCGCCGCCGGGTTACCTGACGCTGAAGGTGGTGGCCATCGACCGGAGTCTGGCAGGACAGGCGCGATTGACGCTGCAGGGGGTGGAACTCGCCGAGTTCGGACCGTGCCGTCCGGGCGCCTGGCTCCGCGTGTTCATCCCTGGTCCGCAAGGGGATGTGGGGCGTGTCTACAGCATCCGCGAATTTGATCGTGATCATCATCGGTTGCAGATCCAGGTGATGCGGAGGCGCCATGGCGGGGTACGCTCCGACTGGTTGCTGGAGCATCTGCAGGTGGGGGAGCACCTGCATGTGATCGGTCCGCGCGGGGGGGCCGAGCCACGTCAGGATGTCGACTGGCATGTCATGCTGGGCGACGAAACGGCCGTGGCCGCGATTGCCAGTCGCCTGCAGCGGCTCGGGCCGGAGATGCCGGTCGAGGTCAGGCTGGACGTGCCGCTGCCGGCGACAGCCTATCGGGAGGATCCGCGGATCCAATGGCTGTCAAGAGCTATCCATGCCAATGCCGAGCCTTCCCGGTTGTGGCAGGCGGTGGCGGAACTGCCACCCCGCAGCGGTCGTGGCGAGCTCTGGATCGCTGGTGAAACCGGGTTGGCAAGGGCCCTGGAGTCCTGGTGTCGCGAGCACTGGGCGCATTGCGAGCTGGATGTGCGGGCCATCGGTTACTGGCAGTCGCCCTCCATGGTCAGCGACTGA
- a CDS encoding phosphocholine-specific phospholipase C encodes MATMPVDRRRFLQMSAAAASSPLWPASIARALAVPPATVTGTLDDVQHVVILMQENRSFDHYFGCLRGIRGYGDPRPLTLRNGKPVWQQPLVPGGNETLLPFHLDTRRSGAQCMDDLNHDWKGSHEVWKDHDAWVARKTRMTMGHFTRQDLPFYYALADAFTICDGYHASLFGPTNPNRLFLFSGSSGLSVGNAGRQAVDNVDDGNWTADMSRDNPDWQGALHWSTYAERLEQAGVSWKLYQEYDNFGDNALQSFASFRQLDPDTALYRKGRAWAEGSTAENAASTLGEPLVQAFHRDLDQGRLPQVSWIVAPFALCEHPKATPGYGESLVSRLLESLARHPETWSKTVFLINYDENDGLFDHVPPPIPAIRSELGQSNIDTRGEDYQGVPVGFGIRVPMLVVSPWSRGGWVNSQLFDHTSVIRLLERRFGVAEPNISPWRRSLAGDLTSALDFSRRDAGWPSLPSTRHTIAATDASCRLPPPQPPARQSMPQQEPGQRPARALPYDFEVSLQIGPRGERSLLLDNRGTVGVALNAHTRDDVAGPWFYSVAAGSQMLVAWPEAASRTGPVRWLDIHGPNGFLRQFSHDPTAAAEPRAGTWADPASGELVLSLANPDRIAVELQIEDLYQSRPPRRLTLAAGESLRLSLPLAARYHWYDVSVRCSQRPDYLQRMAGHVETGAASMSDPAIGRATA; translated from the coding sequence ATGGCCACCATGCCTGTTGATCGCCGCCGTTTCCTGCAGATGTCCGCTGCTGCCGCCAGTTCGCCGCTATGGCCCGCCTCGATTGCCAGGGCGTTGGCCGTTCCCCCCGCGACAGTGACCGGTACGCTGGATGACGTACAACATGTGGTGATCCTGATGCAGGAAAACCGCTCCTTCGATCATTATTTCGGCTGCCTGCGCGGGATTCGCGGCTATGGCGACCCGCGCCCGCTGACCTTGCGCAACGGCAAGCCGGTATGGCAACAGCCGCTGGTCCCCGGCGGAAATGAAACCTTGCTTCCCTTTCACCTGGATACCCGCCGCAGCGGAGCCCAGTGCATGGATGACCTCAATCATGACTGGAAAGGATCGCACGAGGTCTGGAAGGACCATGATGCCTGGGTGGCACGCAAGACCCGGATGACGATGGGCCATTTCACCCGCCAGGACCTTCCCTTTTATTACGCGCTGGCCGATGCCTTCACCATCTGCGACGGCTACCACGCCTCGCTGTTCGGCCCCACCAACCCCAACCGGCTGTTTCTGTTCAGCGGCAGCAGCGGCCTGTCGGTCGGCAACGCCGGCCGCCAGGCCGTGGACAACGTCGATGACGGCAACTGGACGGCCGACATGTCGCGTGACAACCCGGACTGGCAGGGGGCGTTGCACTGGAGCACTTATGCGGAAAGGCTTGAGCAGGCCGGAGTCAGCTGGAAGCTGTACCAGGAGTACGACAATTTCGGCGACAACGCCTTGCAGTCCTTTGCCAGCTTCCGTCAGCTTGATCCGGATACCGCCTTGTATCGCAAGGGCCGAGCCTGGGCCGAAGGGTCCACGGCTGAAAATGCGGCCAGCACCCTGGGCGAGCCGCTGGTCCAGGCTTTCCATCGTGACCTCGATCAGGGTCGCCTGCCTCAGGTCTCCTGGATCGTGGCGCCGTTTGCCCTGTGCGAGCATCCCAAGGCGACACCAGGCTACGGCGAATCGCTGGTATCACGCCTGCTGGAATCGCTGGCGCGACATCCCGAGACCTGGTCCAAGACCGTATTCCTGATCAATTACGACGAGAACGACGGCCTGTTCGATCATGTCCCGCCGCCCATCCCCGCAATCCGGTCCGAGCTGGGCCAGAGCAATATCGATACCCGCGGCGAAGACTATCAAGGCGTACCGGTGGGCTTCGGCATCCGGGTCCCCATGCTGGTGGTCTCGCCCTGGAGCCGCGGTGGATGGGTCAATTCACAGCTGTTCGATCACACCTCGGTGATCCGCCTGCTGGAACGTCGCTTCGGCGTGGCCGAGCCGAACATCAGCCCCTGGCGCCGCAGTCTGGCCGGCGATCTGACCTCGGCGCTCGACTTCAGCCGCCGTGATGCCGGTTGGCCGAGCCTGCCATCGACCCGACATACCATCGCCGCCACCGATGCCAGCTGCAGACTGCCGCCACCGCAGCCACCGGCCCGACAATCGATGCCGCAGCAGGAGCCGGGCCAACGACCTGCCCGGGCCTTGCCCTACGATTTCGAGGTCAGCCTGCAGATCGGTCCCCGCGGAGAGCGCAGTCTGTTGCTGGACAATCGTGGCACGGTCGGCGTGGCGCTCAATGCCCATACCCGTGACGATGTCGCCGGGCCATGGTTCTACAGCGTGGCGGCAGGCAGCCAGATGCTGGTGGCCTGGCCCGAGGCGGCCAGCCGGACAGGTCCTGTCCGCTGGCTGGACATTCATGGTCCGAACGGCTTTCTGCGCCAGTTCAGCCATGACCCGACGGCGGCGGCGGAACCACGCGCAGGGACATGGGCCGACCCGGCCAGCGGCGAGCTGGTGCTGAGCCTGGCCAATCCGGACCGGATCGCGGTGGAATTGCAGATCGAGGACCTCTACCAGAGCCGCCCGCCACGCCGGCTGACATTGGCTGCCGGCGAAAGCCTCCGGCTGAGTCTGCCTTTGGCTGCACGCTATCACTGGTACGATGTCAGCGTGCGCTGCAGCCAGCGACCGGACTATCTGCAGCGGATGGCCGGCCATGTGGAAACCGGCGCGGCCAGCATGAGCGATCCTGCGATCGGACGTGCCACGGCCTGA
- a CDS encoding PepSY domain-containing protein, giving the protein MTRKVLFQIHWLLGITAGLVLAVMGVTGAMMSFQDELMAAFSPEVVGVTPSSSPRMEPSALMAAASAQHQGQPVAALVLDAAADRAAQVEFAPSDPRQHHGDRSYINPYTGQLLGLPHGAAFFLGVRNLHRYLLLPGDAGGIGRPITGISTFALIFFALSGVYLRWPRKPLDWRNWLTLDLRRRGRDLYRQLHAVIGAWLVVLYLLSALTGLWWSFEFYRGGLTRMLSSTPAATMPRRTAEGHGGGRDGHDGFRMDPAILDVSWQQFRRAAGPDIARASVMLPRAAKGQLVIRALDRHARYGRMTDDWSFAADDGHLVGVRRYRALATGDLILGHILPIHDGSFFGLPGRVLLLLSSLSMPLFTVTGLLLYIGRRRQKRRLRTIALPAAAGGATDGPLIIYASQAGHAERLARLTARAFHVQGQMPRLLALNNWQPDQVRDGQLCLFVVSTYGEGEPPDQGRLFAKSQLCSAIPRRLPALEFAVLALGDRLYPDFCAFGRQLDTWLEQSGARRAFPMLALDGDSPAGLQQWQRQLRRWGVAATDHVGWGEVPWQRWRLLERRCLNPGSPEHPAYWLRLAAVDAGLAPWRAGDLVEILPADAPARMQAWLDRLAVIEPRATAADGSHVATTCAGSATATEVAEVAGIPELKPREYSIASIEAQGEIQLLVRQVRHADGSLGVCSGWLTEGLEIGDTIPLRIRCNPGFHPPSESTPLILIGSGTGLAGLLAHLRARVAVGAGDNWLVFGERHAGSDDFFEEELRQAQQDGFLQRLDRVYSRDGQGPRYVQDQLQIAAADLLFWVERGAAIYVCGSLHGMATDVDLCLRGILGSSQLDALSLAGRYRRDVY; this is encoded by the coding sequence ATGACGCGGAAAGTGCTGTTTCAAATCCACTGGTTGCTGGGCATCACGGCCGGTCTGGTTCTGGCCGTGATGGGTGTGACCGGCGCGATGATGAGCTTTCAGGACGAGTTGATGGCCGCCTTCAGTCCGGAGGTGGTCGGCGTCACCCCATCATCCAGTCCGCGCATGGAGCCATCGGCCTTGATGGCGGCTGCATCGGCACAGCACCAAGGACAGCCGGTGGCCGCTCTGGTTCTGGATGCGGCCGCGGACCGGGCCGCCCAGGTGGAGTTCGCGCCCAGCGATCCGCGCCAGCATCATGGCGACCGCAGCTATATCAATCCCTATACCGGGCAGCTGCTGGGTCTGCCGCATGGCGCTGCCTTTTTTCTGGGTGTGCGCAATCTGCATCGTTATCTGTTGCTGCCCGGAGATGCCGGTGGCATCGGTCGGCCGATCACCGGGATTTCCACGTTTGCGCTGATCTTCTTCGCCTTGTCGGGAGTGTATCTGCGCTGGCCGCGCAAACCGCTGGACTGGCGCAACTGGCTGACCCTGGATCTGCGCCGGCGCGGCCGTGATCTCTATCGCCAGTTGCATGCCGTGATCGGCGCCTGGCTGGTGGTGCTTTATCTGCTCAGTGCGCTGACCGGGCTGTGGTGGTCGTTTGAATTCTATCGCGGCGGGCTGACCCGGATGCTGAGCAGCACGCCGGCAGCCACGATGCCACGGCGTACCGCGGAAGGGCATGGCGGTGGCCGGGACGGCCATGACGGCTTCCGGATGGATCCGGCCATTCTGGACGTCAGCTGGCAGCAATTCCGGCGCGCGGCGGGTCCGGACATCGCACGGGCCAGTGTCATGCTGCCTCGCGCAGCCAAGGGGCAGCTGGTGATCCGCGCACTGGACCGTCATGCCCGCTATGGGCGGATGACGGACGACTGGAGTTTCGCCGCGGATGATGGCCATCTTGTCGGGGTTCGGCGTTATCGGGCACTGGCGACCGGTGACCTGATTCTGGGGCATATCCTGCCGATCCATGATGGCAGTTTCTTCGGTCTGCCCGGACGGGTGCTGCTGCTGCTGTCGAGCCTGAGCATGCCCTTGTTCACCGTCACCGGGCTGCTGCTGTATATCGGTCGTCGTCGACAGAAGCGGCGTTTGCGGACCATCGCCTTGCCTGCTGCTGCAGGCGGGGCGACCGATGGACCCTTGATCATCTACGCCAGTCAGGCCGGCCATGCCGAACGGCTGGCGCGGCTGACTGCCCGGGCTTTCCACGTCCAGGGCCAGATGCCCCGCCTGCTGGCACTGAACAACTGGCAGCCAGACCAGGTTCGAGATGGGCAGTTGTGTCTGTTCGTGGTCAGTACCTATGGTGAAGGCGAGCCGCCGGATCAGGGGCGGCTGTTTGCCAAGTCGCAATTGTGCAGCGCGATCCCTCGCCGGCTGCCGGCTCTGGAGTTCGCGGTGCTGGCCTTGGGTGATCGGCTCTATCCCGATTTCTGCGCGTTCGGCAGGCAGCTGGATACCTGGCTGGAGCAGTCCGGTGCCCGGCGGGCCTTTCCCATGCTGGCGCTGGATGGCGACAGCCCGGCGGGCCTGCAGCAATGGCAACGGCAGTTGCGCCGCTGGGGTGTTGCGGCGACGGACCATGTCGGCTGGGGCGAAGTGCCGTGGCAGCGCTGGCGCCTTCTGGAACGCCGCTGTCTGAATCCGGGATCACCGGAGCATCCGGCCTACTGGCTGCGACTGGCCGCTGTCGATGCCGGGCTCGCGCCGTGGAGGGCTGGCGATCTGGTGGAGATCCTGCCTGCCGACGCACCGGCACGCATGCAGGCCTGGCTGGATCGCCTGGCCGTCATCGAACCTCGGGCCACGGCCGCCGATGGCAGCCATGTGGCAACGACCTGCGCCGGTTCAGCCACCGCGACGGAGGTCGCCGAAGTGGCTGGCATTCCTGAGCTCAAGCCGCGCGAGTATTCGATTGCCTCGATCGAGGCACAGGGCGAGATCCAATTGCTGGTACGTCAGGTTCGACATGCCGATGGAAGTCTGGGTGTCTGTTCTGGGTGGTTGACCGAAGGTCTTGAGATCGGCGACACGATTCCGCTGCGGATTCGATGCAACCCGGGCTTCCATCCGCCGTCGGAGTCCACGCCGCTGATTCTGATCGGCAGTGGTACCGGCCTGGCCGGCCTGCTGGCCCATCTGCGGGCACGTGTCGCGGTCGGCGCCGGTGACAACTGGCTGGTGTTCGGTGAACGCCACGCCGGTTCGGATGACTTTTTCGAGGAAGAACTGCGTCAGGCGCAGCAGGATGGGTTTCTGCAGCGACTGGATCGGGTCTATTCGCGGGATGGGCAAGGGCCGCGCTACGTCCAGGACCAGTTGCAGATAGCCGCGGCTGATCTGCTGTTCTGGGTGGAGCGTGGCGCGGCGATCTATGTCTGCGGCAGCCTGCACGGCATGGCGACCGACGTGGATCTCTGTCTGCGCGGGATTCTGGGCTCAAGCCAGCTCGACGCGCTGAGCCTGGCCGGCCGTTATCGCCGCGACGTGTACTGA